CGTCGGCAGTCGACGGTCGGCCGGAACATGCATAGAAAGCCCGAGACTTTCGAGGCCGCTCCACAGCAATTCCGCATTGCTGCGGTGTCGAGCCCAGGCCTGATCTAGACCTTCTTCGGCCAACAGACGTAAGGCTTCGCGCATGCCGAAATTCATGTTGACCGGCGCCGTGTGGTGGTAGACGCGATCACTGCCCCAGTACTGATTAAGCAGGGACACATCGAGGTACCAATTGGGAACCTTGCCCTGACGGGCAGACATCTTGGCCTCGGCGCGAGGGCCCATCGTGAAGGGTCCAAGGCCCGGAGGGCAGCTCAATCCCTTCTGGCTGCAGCTGTAAGCGAGATCAACCTTCCACTCATCGATGTAAAGCGGAACTCCCCCCAAGGACGTGACGGTATCGAGCAGCAGCAAGCAGTCGTGCTTGCGGCAGAGATCGCCAATGCCGTCCATGGGTTGGCAGACACCCGTGGAGGTTTCGGCATGAACCATCGCCAAGATCGCAGGCTTGTGCTCGATCAGGGCCGCTTCGAGTTCATCGAGAGAAAACCACTCTCCCCAAGGCTTCTCAATGGTTTTGACATCAGCGCGGTAACGCCCCGCCATATCTGCCAGACGGAGGCCGAAATATCCCTTCACCGCAACAAGAACGGTGTCTCCAGGTTCCACGGTGTTGGCCAGGGTTGCCTCCATGGCGGCACTCCCGGTACCACTCATCGGAAGCGTGAGGCGGTTGTCCGTCTGCCAGGCGTAGCGCAGAAGTTCCTGCACCTCACCCATCAGCTCGACGTAAAGAGGATCAAGGTGACCGATGGGAGTTCGCGACAGCGCCTTCAGAACCGTCGGGTGCGCGTTCGAGGGGCCTGGTCCCAGAAGCAGTCGATCTGGAGTGCTGATCGGTGCAAAAGCTTTGCGATGACGATCGTCAACAGGAAGAAGAGAGTTGGTCGTCGCCAAAGCCCTGATCATTGGTTCGTGATGGTGAGCCTACGCAGTCATGCCCCTCAGAAGAGATGAGAGCTGCACGATTGCAATCTGTTCAAATCTTGCGCTGAACTTTTGCGTTCAACGTTGGCGAACATTGGTTTCAGCAAGGCCTTTGGCCAGGTGATCGAACGGCTGCAGAACAGTGGCGAGCTGCTCGGATGCCGCACCATTGGCCAGAAGCATCTCGGCCACGACTTCCCCGAGCAAAACAATGCTGCGAACAGTGGGGCCAGTAGGAACGCCAAGGCTCTTGTAGGTGTCGTCCAGCCCGTTGAGAACACGCTCATTGAGAATCGTGCTATCGCCGGCAACCAGGGCATAGCTGGCGTAGCGCAGGAAGTAATCCATGTCCCGCAGACAGGCAGCGAGCCGACGGGTCGTGTAGGCGTTTCCGCCAGGGAGGAGCAGGTCGGGCTCATCTCGGAACAGCCGCTGGCTGGCCTCACGCACAATTTCGGCGGCGGAACCGTTGATCAGCTCAACAGCCTGAATCCGCAGCGTGGATTCATCCAGATACGCATTGATGCTGTCGATCGCTGGACGATCGAAATAACGACCCAGTTGGTCGTAGCGACCGATCAGACCGCTGATTGCATCGCGCATTTCCCTGAATCTCCAGAGGATCCCCCGCGGACGCTAACACCGTTGAAGCGGGCAAATCCTTTGGCAGGCCTGCATTTCGGCCAAGTTGACAGAAACGGTTACGCAGTTGACTCCAGGCAGCTGGAACGTACCTCTTGATACAAAATGGTGACTTGTGGCTCTATACGGTCACATCACTGCACAATTCAGTCGAGCAGTCCTTTCTTATGTCGAAATCCCCCCAGGACGTCCTGCGCCAGATCAAGGACGAAGGCATCGAACTGATCGACCTCAAATTCACCGATCTGCACGGCAAGTGGCAGCACCTAACGGTCTGTACCGATCTGCTGGAGGAAGAATCCTTCACTGAAGGCCTGGCTTTTGACGGTTCATCCATCCGTGGATGGAAGGGCATCCAGGCCTCCGACATGGCCATGGTTCCCGACGCCAACACGGCCTGGGTTGATCCGTTCTATCGGCACAAAACCCTGAGCATGATCTGCTCGATTCAGGAGCCGCGCACCGGTCAGCCCTATGAGCGCTGTCCCCGCGCCCTGGCCCAGCGTGCTTTGAATCACCTCGCCAGCACGGGGCTGGCCGACATGGCCTTCTTCGGTCCTGAGCCTGAATTCTTCCTCTTCGACGACGTCCGCTACAACTCGGCCGAAGGTGGCTCCTTCTACAGCGTCGACACGATCGAGGCGGGTTGGAACACGGGTCGCATCGAGGAAGGCGGCAACCTCGCCTACAAAATTCAGGTGAAAGAGGGCTACTTCCCCGTTGCTCCAAACGACACAGCCCAGGACATCCGCTCCGAGATGCTTTTGCTGATGGGGCAACTGGGTATCCCCACCGAGAAGCACCACCACGAAGTTGCCGGTGCAGGCCAGCACGAGCTCGGCATGAAATTCGCTGAGCTCATCCAGGCAGCCGACAACGTCATGACGTACAAGTACGTCGTGCGCAACGTGGCCAAGAAGTACGGCAAGACAGCCACCTTCATGCCCAAGCCGGTGTTCAACGACAACGGCACAGGCATGCATGTGCACCAGAGCCTCTGGAAAGGTGGTCAGCCACTGTTCTTCGGCGAAGGCACCTACGCGAACCTGTCGCAGACCGCCCGCTGGTACATCGGCGGCATCCTCAAGCACGCTCCTGCCTTCCTGGCCTTCACCAACCCCACCACCAACAGCTACAAGCGTCTGGTGCCCGGCTTCGAAGCTCCAGTGAACCTGGTGTACTCGGAGGGCAACCGTTCCGCCGCTGTGCGGATTCCTCTCACCGGCCCAAGCCCCAAGGCCAAGCGCCTCGAATTCCGTTCCGGTGATGCCCTGGCCAATCCATATCTGGCCTTCAGCGCCATGATGATGGCTGGCCTGGATGGCATCAAGAACCAGATCGATCCCGGCGACGGCGAAGACCGCGATTTGTTCGAGCTTCCGGCTGAAGAGCTTTCGAAGATCGCAACGGTCCCGGCTTCCCTCAATGGTGCCTTGGAAGCTCTGAATGCCGATCGTGCCTTCCTCACCGCTGGCGGAGTGTTCAGCGACGACTTCATCGACAACTGGATTGACCTCAAATACGAAGAGGTTCAGCAGCTGCGTCAGCGTCCTCACCCCCACGAATTCACCATGTACTACGACGCCTGATCCGCACTCGTTGAGACCCACGACCCGCCTCGCAGGAGGCGGGTTTTTTTGTGGACTGCTTGGCACGCGGTTGCGCGTCACATCCGCTGGAATGGGTCTGTTGTCTGAATCCGCGATGGCGTCAACGCCCCTGAGCAAGCTTGCGTACCAAACGCTTCAGCAAGGCAAAAGCATCGCGGGCCTGGCTCACAAAGAGCTGAGCACCAAGCTGATGGAATGGGTGGCTCCCGATGCCGTTCCCAAAACTGAAGCAGTCTCCGCCGAGGTACTCGGAGCACTTCGCCTGGATATGGACAAACTCCAGGAACAGGATTGGCAGGAGGCTCAACAGGGGATCTATCCGGAGCAACTGCTCTTCGATGCGCCCTGGCTCGACTGGGTCAGCCGTTATCCACAGGTGTGGATGGATCTCCCCTCCACCTGGGATCGACGCCGTGAGCGCAACGTTCGCGATCTGCCACGGGACACGGAAACAGCGCTTTACCCCGACTACTACCTTCAAAATTTTCACCATCAAACCGATGGATATCTGAGTGATCACTCCGCCGGTCTCTACGACTTACAGGTTGAGATCCTGTTCAACGGCACAGCCGATGCCATGCGTCGACGGGTCCTGGCTCCACTCAAACGCGGCTTGAAGCATTTCGCTGACCGGGCTCCGGGCTCCCTGAAGATCCTTGATGTGGCCACCGACACCGGTCGGACGCTGCACCAAATCCGAGCTGCTGTTCCTCACGCGCAACTCATCGGGACCGATCTCTCCGAGTCGTACCTCCGTCAGGCCAATCGCTGGTTGAATGCCGGGGATGCCTCGCTGGTTCAGCTGATCCGTGCCAATGGGGAATCACTCCCCTTGGCTGATGGCTCGGTTCAAGCCGTGACCTGTGTATTCCTGCTGCATGAACTGCCAGCAGAAGCCCGCCAAAACGTTCTCAACGAGGCTTGGAGGGTGCTCGAGCCCGGCGGTGTTTTGGTTCTTGCCGACTCTGTGCAGATGGCAGATTCAGCCAAATTTGCCGCAGTGATGGAGAACTTCCGGCGTGTCTTCCATGAGCCTTACTACCGGGATTACATCGGTGATGACATCGACAAACGCTTAACAGCTGCAGGCTTCGAGGGAATCACAGCTGAATCCCACTTCATGACGCGGGTCTGGTCAGCACGCAAACCCACCAATGAAGAGACCTGATAAGCGGATTCCCTGACAGCGTCCCTTGCACGAACGCTTGCGAGCCATAGGGTAAATGCGATTACGAAGGGAACTTCATGACCAATCCCTTCCGGCTGCGTTGGCTTCAGGGCTGGACGTTTCAGGTCGTGCTGATGGAAGGTCACGTGCAAGTCGAAGCCCTTGGTTTCGGCATATGCCTGCGCACAGCTTTGCTGCCTGGGGAGAGCCCCCAAGCCGCGGCAGATCGTCTTGTTCTCTCTGAGGATCGCCGGCGGCGGGCCCTGCACAATGCATGGCTTCGCGGTCAGCACATGCCACAACCTTCAGGGGTTCATTCCACCGAGGAAGAAGCTCCCGCATCCAATTCTCTGGTGGTGGTTGCTTAGGCCCATCGCCAACCGGTTGAGCTGATCGATTTAGAGCTGAGACAGCAGCCAGGCCAGAGTGAAACCCGCTCCACCAAAGCGGAGTGCCTTCCAGAAACGCTGCCCCGATTCCGTTGGTACATCCCACCCCGCAAGCGGGTGGCTGATCAGGTTTGTGGCAAGTTTGCGGCGCTGGATCCAGCGTCGAGCGGCAACACCCGACCCAACATTGGACTGCCTTTGCCCTTGCAGCAGCAAGCGTGAACCATGGTGCAACCAACGCAGTTCACTGCGACATCGTTTGCCTTTGCGCTCTTCCAAGGCATTGAACCCACGTGCTCCGAAACTAGAGCGATCTGCTGATCAAGGGATGACACCGCCCCCCGCCCCATGGCCCGACTCCGCCAAAGGAAAGGCAGAGGAGCTCCATCAGCTGCTCCGCATTAGCGATCGCGAATGGCATCAACTGAAAAGCAACCGCAAGCGTCGTGGTGCCGAGTTATTGGCGGCAGCGTTGGTGCAATTACTCCGCCAGGGAGACCACACGGATGTCGAGCAACTAACCCAGCAAGCGCTTGGCTGGATTAAAGGAGAACTGAAGGATCCGGGCTGTCCCCGTCACTGACCGGGCGCCGGCAGGCCAGTTGAAGTCGGTTTCCCCTCCGACTCCAGCGGACATCGTCAAAACATTGATGAATGAGGAACAGTCCGCGGCCACTGGCAGCATCAAGCGCCGTCGGCAGGCTCGCTGTGCGGGACTGCTGCGGCAAGCCGCAGCCTTCATCCTGAACCTGCCAGACCAACCAGTTGGGCGTCAGGATCCGACGAACGCGAAGCTTCTTGGCTGGATTTTCATCATTGCCGTGGCGGACGGCATTCACCAGAGCCTCATGTAAACCCAACTCGATGCGCTGACTGGTGAACACACAGCCCACCGGCTCGGTGAGCAGCTCCAGCAGAGGGGCCAGCTGCAACGTGGACGGCAGTGTGAACTCAGCCCAGCGAAACCTCTTGGACGGCACAGTGGAGCACGTTGACGTCGGTCTTTTGAACTTACCGTTGTTAGATGTCCCCGTCAGGGTCTGCGGGCCACAAGCGCTGGATGATTCAGAACTGAATCCATCAACCGAACCCCCCTCAGCTGATTGATCAACGGCATGTGGCCCTCGGGAGCCTCGATCGACCAAGTGAATGCACCGGGATATCGGGTCCAGACCCCATCGCGTTTCCAGCCAATGCGGGGCCACAGGCGTTCGTAACGGCCATCGAGGGCGTCCAGTAGCTGGGACTGGACCGTAAAGCCAAAGCGGCCTTGGGAATAAACCGTCCAGAGCCGATCGAGACTGACCAGATCAATGCCCGACATCGGAGCCACTTCAGTGAAGTAGACGTAGCCCCGCTTCACAGCAGCATCCCCGGCCAAATCGCGCAGACACTGACTTGTGATGCGATCAGCTTCCTCAAAGTTTTGGTTGAGCAGCTCCTGCTGCAACGGCCCGTAATTCAGGCCAACTGCGGATTCAGCTGCCAGCCAGCCGGCATCTGGGGATTTGATCAGAGCGGCAATGGACTCAGGCTGGTGGCGCTGCAGCACCTGCAGAATCCAGCCTGCAGCCCAGTCATCACCGGCAGGATCGAAGCCAGAAAGAAGATCTGGCCCGACGGCAGCAAGGTCCTCAGATCGTGCTTCGACCTGCTTGATCAGAGGGCGTCGTTGGCGAGGTGTTCCCTTCGCGAAACGATCCAGCAGCTGGTCAACGCTGAGTTTGGTGGCGGGTGTGGAACCGGAGAGCATGAGTCGCAACCGGCCCCAACTGGCTCGGTGTTGGCCACTATGTCAGGCATGGGCGAGACAAGTTCAATCGAGATCCAGCAGCTTCGCGAGCTGAAAGGTCCGCTGGTGGATGTGCGCAGCCCCAGCGAATTTGCGAAGGGGCACTGGCCCGGGGCCATCAACCTGCCTTTGTTCAACGATGAGGAGCGGGCCGAAGTCGGCATCGCGTACAAGCAGCAAGGACGCAGACCAGCGATTCATCTGGGCCTTGAACTCACCGGACCCAAGCTCAGCAGCTTGGCCCATCAGCTGGAGACCCTTCGCGAGCTGGGCAATCCACGGATCTACTGCTGGCGTGGAGGAATGCGCTCGGCCAGCATGGCCTGGCTCGCGCAGCAGCTCGACCTCAAGCCAACACTTCTGCAAGGGGGTTACAAGAGCTACCGGCGCTGGGCCCAGAACCGATTTGAACGGAGATGGCCCCTGCGCGTCATGGGGGGGCGAACGGGAACTGGAAAAACTGATTTGCTGTTGGCCATGGCGGCTTGCGGAGTAGCCGTTGTTGATCTGGAAGGGCTGGCCCACCACCGCGGCAGCAGTTTCGGCGGCCTGGGCCTGCCGG
This genomic interval from Synechococcus sp. UW69 contains the following:
- a CDS encoding DUF6439 family protein, whose product is MTPPPAPWPDSAKGKAEELHQLLRISDREWHQLKSNRKRRGAELLAAALVQLLRQGDHTDVEQLTQQALGWIKGELKDPGCPRH
- a CDS encoding copper-binding protein, translated to MTNPFRLRWLQGWTFQVVLMEGHVQVEALGFGICLRTALLPGESPQAAADRLVLSEDRRRRALHNAWLRGQHMPQPSGVHSTEEEAPASNSLVVVA
- the glnA gene encoding type I glutamate--ammonia ligase, which gives rise to MSKSPQDVLRQIKDEGIELIDLKFTDLHGKWQHLTVCTDLLEEESFTEGLAFDGSSIRGWKGIQASDMAMVPDANTAWVDPFYRHKTLSMICSIQEPRTGQPYERCPRALAQRALNHLASTGLADMAFFGPEPEFFLFDDVRYNSAEGGSFYSVDTIEAGWNTGRIEEGGNLAYKIQVKEGYFPVAPNDTAQDIRSEMLLLMGQLGIPTEKHHHEVAGAGQHELGMKFAELIQAADNVMTYKYVVRNVAKKYGKTATFMPKPVFNDNGTGMHVHQSLWKGGQPLFFGEGTYANLSQTARWYIGGILKHAPAFLAFTNPTTNSYKRLVPGFEAPVNLVYSEGNRSAAVRIPLTGPSPKAKRLEFRSGDALANPYLAFSAMMMAGLDGIKNQIDPGDGEDRDLFELPAEELSKIATVPASLNGALEALNADRAFLTAGGVFSDDFIDNWIDLKYEEVQQLRQRPHPHEFTMYYDA
- a CDS encoding class I SAM-dependent methyltransferase; translation: MASTPLSKLAYQTLQQGKSIAGLAHKELSTKLMEWVAPDAVPKTEAVSAEVLGALRLDMDKLQEQDWQEAQQGIYPEQLLFDAPWLDWVSRYPQVWMDLPSTWDRRRERNVRDLPRDTETALYPDYYLQNFHHQTDGYLSDHSAGLYDLQVEILFNGTADAMRRRVLAPLKRGLKHFADRAPGSLKILDVATDTGRTLHQIRAAVPHAQLIGTDLSESYLRQANRWLNAGDASLVQLIRANGESLPLADGSVQAVTCVFLLHELPAEARQNVLNEAWRVLEPGGVLVLADSVQMADSAKFAAVMENFRRVFHEPYYRDYIGDDIDKRLTAAGFEGITAESHFMTRVWSARKPTNEET
- a CDS encoding allophycocyanin subunit beta, giving the protein MRDAISGLIGRYDQLGRYFDRPAIDSINAYLDESTLRIQAVELINGSAAEIVREASQRLFRDEPDLLLPGGNAYTTRRLAACLRDMDYFLRYASYALVAGDSTILNERVLNGLDDTYKSLGVPTGPTVRSIVLLGEVVAEMLLANGAASEQLATVLQPFDHLAKGLAETNVRQR
- a CDS encoding GUN4 domain-containing protein, yielding MLSGSTPATKLSVDQLLDRFAKGTPRQRRPLIKQVEARSEDLAAVGPDLLSGFDPAGDDWAAGWILQVLQRHQPESIAALIKSPDAGWLAAESAVGLNYGPLQQELLNQNFEEADRITSQCLRDLAGDAAVKRGYVYFTEVAPMSGIDLVSLDRLWTVYSQGRFGFTVQSQLLDALDGRYERLWPRIGWKRDGVWTRYPGAFTWSIEAPEGHMPLINQLRGVRLMDSVLNHPALVARRP
- a CDS encoding alanine--glyoxylate aminotransferase family protein, producing the protein MIRALATTNSLLPVDDRHRKAFAPISTPDRLLLGPGPSNAHPTVLKALSRTPIGHLDPLYVELMGEVQELLRYAWQTDNRLTLPMSGTGSAAMEATLANTVEPGDTVLVAVKGYFGLRLADMAGRYRADVKTIEKPWGEWFSLDELEAALIEHKPAILAMVHAETSTGVCQPMDGIGDLCRKHDCLLLLDTVTSLGGVPLYIDEWKVDLAYSCSQKGLSCPPGLGPFTMGPRAEAKMSARQGKVPNWYLDVSLLNQYWGSDRVYHHTAPVNMNFGMREALRLLAEEGLDQAWARHRSNAELLWSGLESLGLSMHVPADRRLPTLTTVRIPEGVDGKAFSQHLLNNHGIEVGGGLGTLAGKIWRIGLMGYNSNPENVNRLLNLFETELPRFSGSEAAAA
- a CDS encoding ATP-binding protein, with amino-acid sequence MPSKRFRWAEFTLPSTLQLAPLLELLTEPVGCVFTSQRIELGLHEALVNAVRHGNDENPAKKLRVRRILTPNWLVWQVQDEGCGLPQQSRTASLPTALDAASGRGLFLIHQCFDDVRWSRRGNRLQLACRRPVSDGDSPDPSVLL
- the mnmH gene encoding tRNA 2-selenouridine(34) synthase MnmH produces the protein MSGMGETSSIEIQQLRELKGPLVDVRSPSEFAKGHWPGAINLPLFNDEERAEVGIAYKQQGRRPAIHLGLELTGPKLSSLAHQLETLRELGNPRIYCWRGGMRSASMAWLAQQLDLKPTLLQGGYKSYRRWAQNRFERRWPLRVMGGRTGTGKTDLLLAMAACGVAVVDLEGLAHHRGSSFGGLGLPDQPSTEHYENKLAEALDQHQRQRATAIWLEAESIQVGSCRIPKPLFDQMQQAPVLEIQRDLTERVEQLVQVYGHQGASALAEATQRISRRLGPQRTKEALEAIAREDWASACRATLDYYDRCYDHELARSPKRDNIDLSGLSADQAAQTLIKHGFVEIPD